The following proteins come from a genomic window of Halomarina ordinaria:
- the thiM gene encoding hydroxyethylthiazole kinase yields MSESVQPTLASSLASVAATGPLVHSVTNAVTVNDVANVTLHWGGLPVMADDEREVAEMVAGADALLLNAGDVSERGERTMVAAGRAANDHGVPVVLDPVGVGATPTRTAVAERLVAEVDLAVVKGNYGEVSTLAGAAGEVRGVESVGEYADIAATARACADTTGSVVVASGERDVIATSERAFGVEGGHPMLGRVVGTGCMLGVTLATFCGAVADPLTASVDAVVGYGLAAERAAETEYGGPASYKIRFLDAVAGLSPEAVDADLAGRVTRLDG; encoded by the coding sequence GTGTCTGAGTCGGTACAGCCCACGCTCGCCTCGTCGCTCGCGTCGGTGGCGGCGACGGGTCCGCTCGTCCACTCCGTCACGAACGCGGTGACGGTCAACGACGTGGCGAACGTCACCCTCCACTGGGGCGGCCTGCCGGTGATGGCCGACGACGAGCGGGAGGTGGCGGAGATGGTCGCGGGTGCCGACGCCCTCCTGCTCAACGCCGGCGACGTGAGCGAGCGCGGCGAGCGGACGATGGTCGCGGCGGGGCGGGCGGCCAACGACCACGGCGTGCCCGTGGTCCTCGACCCCGTCGGGGTGGGGGCGACGCCGACGCGGACGGCCGTGGCCGAGCGCCTCGTCGCCGAGGTCGACCTCGCCGTCGTGAAGGGGAACTACGGCGAGGTGAGCACCCTCGCGGGCGCGGCCGGCGAGGTGCGCGGCGTCGAGTCCGTCGGCGAGTACGCGGACATCGCGGCGACGGCGCGGGCCTGCGCCGACACCACCGGGAGCGTCGTCGTCGCCTCCGGCGAGCGTGACGTCATCGCGACGTCCGAGCGGGCATTCGGCGTCGAGGGCGGTCACCCCATGCTCGGGCGGGTCGTCGGCACGGGGTGTATGCTCGGGGTGACGCTCGCCACGTTCTGCGGGGCCGTCGCCGACCCCCTGACCGCGAGCGTCGACGCCGTCGTCGGCTACGGACTGGCCGCCGAGCGGGCCGCCGAGACGGAGTACGGCGGGCCCGCGAGCTACAAGATTCGCTTCCTCGACGCCGTCGCCGGCCTCTCCCCCGAGGCGGTCGACGCCGACCTCGCGGGTCGCGTGACGCGACTCGACGGCTGA
- the thiE gene encoding thiamine phosphate synthase, translating to MNPDDLRVYLVTQQHLSAGRSTPAVVADALAGGATFVQLREKDRPARERYEVGRRVRELTAEADVPFVVNDRVDLALALDADGVHLGDDDLPVPVARDLLGDDAIVGRSVSTVAAAREAVDAGADYLGVGAVFATGSKDVDPADADIGLERVRDVADSVDVPFVGIGGITADNAARVVEAGADGVAVISALTDAPDVAAAARALREAVDRV from the coding sequence ATGAATCCCGACGACCTGCGAGTGTACCTCGTCACCCAGCAGCACCTCTCCGCCGGCCGGTCGACGCCGGCCGTCGTCGCCGACGCGCTGGCCGGCGGCGCGACGTTCGTCCAGTTACGCGAGAAGGACCGCCCCGCCCGCGAGCGATACGAGGTCGGCCGGCGCGTCCGCGAACTGACGGCCGAGGCGGACGTCCCCTTCGTCGTCAACGACCGGGTCGACCTCGCGCTCGCCCTGGACGCCGACGGCGTCCACCTCGGCGACGACGACCTGCCGGTCCCGGTCGCCCGCGACCTCCTCGGCGACGACGCCATCGTCGGTCGGTCGGTCTCGACCGTGGCCGCCGCCCGCGAGGCCGTCGACGCCGGCGCGGACTACCTCGGCGTCGGGGCGGTGTTCGCCACGGGGTCGAAGGACGTCGACCCGGCGGACGCGGACATCGGGCTGGAGCGGGTTCGAGACGTCGCGGACAGCGTTGACGTCCCGTTCGTCGGCATCGGCGGCATCACGGCCGACAACGCCGCACGGGTCGTCGAGGCGGGGGCCGACGGCGTCGCCGTCATCAGCGCCCTCACGGACGCGCCGGACGTGGCGGCGGCCGCACGGGCACTTCGGGAGGCGGTCGACCGTGTCTGA